The Rickettsia endosymbiont of Gonocerus acuteangulatus nucleotide sequence TAAATATACTGAAGGATTTGCCGAGCATTTATGTCCGGCTCCTTTGCCTACCGATATATATGATAAGCTACTTAAAGAGTCAGAAAAGATTTTTAAAACAATGAACTGCAAAGGGGTCGTTAGAGCTGAATTTATTTTAGAAGAAAGAACAAATAAGTTATATGCTTTAGAAATAAATACGCATCCTGGCATGACTCCTTTATCGATAGTACCAGAAATTGCAGCTCATGCAGGTATAAATTTTGTTAATTTAATTGAAGAAATTCTAAAGACGGCAAGCTTTGAATCATGAGAAAAAAAACAAGCTCAAACAAAAAAAATACAGCTAAAAAAAACAATAACATTTCATTGCGTCGAAAGTTAGGATTAATCTATAAGAAAACAATATTAATACTTAAAATCGTTTTAATTATCTTCATATGTTTGTTTGCTTTCACAAAATATTTTGCTTCGTTAAAAAGCTATTTAATAACAAACATATATCAAACAACTACAGAACTCGGTTTTAAACTTGAGAATGTAATAATTGAGGGACAACAAAATGTTGATGAACCTACAATATTAAAAGTTTTAAATGCTAAAAAAGGTAGTTCTATTTTTGCTCTTAATTTAGATGAAATTAGGAATAATTTAAAGAATAATAGATGGATTAAGGAAGTATATGTTTCAAGAAGATTACCAAACACGATATATATAAAACTGTTTGAAAGAGAACCTATTGCCATTTGGCAAATCAATAATCAACTCTTCTTAATTGATGAAGAGGGTTATGAAATCAGTAAGAACATAGAGCCATTTCCTCATTTATTACATGTTGTAGGGGAGGGAGCAAATATATATGCTAGCAAGCTAGTAAATGAGCTACAAAAATATCCGGCATTAATAAATAAAACCTCATCTGCTATTAGATGTGGGGATAGAAGATGGGATTTAAATCTTAAGGGTGGAATAAATATTAAATTACCGGCAAAGAATTTTGAAGAAGCCTTAAAATATATAGATGCACTCAATAAAGCAAATAAACTATTTAATCAAAACTACAAACAGTTGGATTTGAGAGACAAGAATAAGTACTATATTGAAAAGTATTAACTTTTTGTCATTCCTGCGGAGGCGGGAATCCAGTATAAAGCGAGATAACTAAGCTTTTAATTTTAAAAACTTGCTGCTTTCATGTTTATTTTTCTGGATTCCCGCCTTTGCAGGAATGACATATAATTCGAACATTACAACAAACACAAAAAATGAAAGAGAAAATATCGAATTTTGTAGCACTTGACTTTGGTAGTAGTAAAATTGCTGCCATTGCTGCCTATATTAGTAAAAAAGGTGAAATTAAGGTAGCAAGTCAAAATTTACATCATTCTAAAGGCATAAAATCAGGGGTTATAACAGACTTAAAAAATGCTGAAAGTAGTATTATTTCGGCAATTTATGCATTAGAAAAAGATTGCAATAAAGATATCAAAAAAGTTATATTATCGCTATCAGGAGCTGCTACTAAATCTTACTATATAAATTATACTATTAAAATTAGTACAGCAACTATAACCGAGCAAGATATAAAAAAGCTTTTACAAAAAGCATTACAAGAGTTTAAATTTAAGAATCAAGAAATTATTCATTACTTTCCTCTTGAGTTTATTCTTGAT carries:
- a CDS encoding cell division protein FtsQ/DivIB, which translates into the protein MRKKTSSNKKNTAKKNNNISLRRKLGLIYKKTILILKIVLIIFICLFAFTKYFASLKSYLITNIYQTTTELGFKLENVIIEGQQNVDEPTILKVLNAKKGSSIFALNLDEIRNNLKNNRWIKEVYVSRRLPNTIYIKLFEREPIAIWQINNQLFLIDEEGYEISKNIEPFPHLLHVVGEGANIYASKLVNELQKYPALINKTSSAIRCGDRRWDLNLKGGINIKLPAKNFEEALKYIDALNKANKLFNQNYKQLDLRDKNKYYIEKY